In Lachnospiraceae bacterium, one DNA window encodes the following:
- a CDS encoding YgeY family selenium metabolism-linked hydrolase: MNLDYAKIKEAAQNYQKDMTKFLREIVKNPGESCDEKAHITRIAEEMRKLDFTKVEIDPMGNVLGYMGTGKTLIAFDAHIDTVGIGNRNNWNFDPYEGYENETEIGGRGVSDQCGGIVSAVYGAKIMKDLGMLSDKYTVLVTGTVQEEDCDGLCWQYIINEDKVRPEFVVSTEPTDGGIYRGQRGRMEIRIDVKGVSCHGSAPERGDNAIYKMADILQDVRALNENDAADDKEIKGLVKMLDKKYNPEWEEANFLGRGTVTVSEIFFTSPSRCAVADSCAVSLDRRMTAGETWESCLDEIRALPAVKKYGEDVKVSMYEYNRPSYTDLVYPIECYFPTWVIPKDHDVTKALEEAYHNLYGEERIGAEETLAMRTARPLTDKWTFSTNGVSIMGRNGIPCIGFGPGAEAQAHAPNEKTWKQDLVTCAAVYAALPTVYCK; this comes from the coding sequence ATGAATCTGGATTACGCAAAAATCAAAGAAGCAGCTCAGAATTATCAGAAAGATATGACTAAGTTCTTACGTGAGATCGTTAAGAACCCAGGTGAGAGTTGTGACGAAAAGGCTCACATCACCCGCATCGCAGAAGAAATGAGAAAGTTAGACTTCACCAAAGTTGAGATCGACCCAATGGGCAACGTACTTGGCTATATGGGAACCGGAAAAACCCTGATCGCATTTGATGCTCATATCGATACTGTAGGTATTGGTAATAGAAATAACTGGAACTTCGATCCTTATGAGGGATATGAGAACGAGACCGAGATCGGCGGCCGTGGTGTATCTGACCAGTGTGGCGGTATCGTATCTGCTGTTTACGGTGCTAAGATCATGAAAGACTTAGGCATGCTGTCTGACAAGTACACTGTATTAGTAACCGGTACTGTTCAGGAAGAAGACTGTGACGGTCTGTGCTGGCAGTATATCATCAACGAAGACAAAGTACGTCCTGAATTCGTAGTTTCCACAGAGCCAACTGATGGCGGTATCTACCGTGGACAGAGAGGACGTATGGAAATCCGTATTGACGTTAAGGGCGTTTCCTGCCATGGTTCCGCTCCAGAGCGTGGTGACAACGCTATCTACAAGATGGCTGACATCCTTCAGGACGTTCGCGCTCTGAATGAAAATGACGCAGCTGATGACAAGGAAATTAAGGGCCTTGTTAAGATGTTAGACAAGAAATACAATCCAGAATGGGAAGAGGCTAACTTCCTTGGACGTGGTACTGTAACTGTATCCGAGATCTTCTTCACCTCCCCAAGCCGTTGTGCAGTTGCTGACTCCTGTGCAGTATCTCTTGACCGTCGTATGACTGCCGGAGAAACATGGGAAAGCTGCTTAGACGAGATCCGTGCCCTTCCGGCTGTTAAGAAGTACGGCGAGGACGTTAAAGTTTCCATGTACGAATACAATCGTCCTTCCTACACTGATCTGGTATATCCAATCGAGTGCTACTTCCCAACATGGGTAATCCCGAAGGATCATGATGTAACCAAGGCTCTGGAAGAAGCTTACCACAACCTGTACGGTGAAGAGCGTATCGGTGCTGAGGAAACTCTGGCTATGAGAACTGCTCGTCCTCTGACTGACAAGTGGACCTTCTCTACCAACGGCGTATCCATCATGGGACGTAACGGAATCCCTTGCATCGGATTTGGACCAGGCGCAGAAGCTCAGGCTCATGCTCCGAACGAAAAGACCTGGAAGCAGGATCTGGTAACCTGTGCAGCTGTATATGCAGCTCTTCCAACTGTTTACTGCAAGTAA